The nucleotide window GACAAGAATCGTCTCTATTAAACGCGTCGAGTATGATTACCAAAAGACTCAGATGAAAATGAAAAAGGCTAAGTTGCCGCAATTCCTGGTAGACAGAATCGCAGTAGGGAGATAGGTAATGAGGATTCCTCTGATTGGAAGGACCGGTAGCGGCAAAGAACGTTCTGCTGGCAGTGGATCATTCGTGAGCAAGCATCCGGGCATGGTGCTGTGCCTTCTACTGACGCTGCTCATCGCTCTCTTGCATCTGAATCACGCGAGCCTCTTCGAATCTTATGAGAGCAGATTCATCGATTTCATGTTCAACATCAGGGGAACCATCGAGCCATCCGGTCAAGTCGTAATGCTTGAAATCGATGACAAATCAATTGACCATCTCGGCGCATGGCCGTGGAACCACCAGACTCTGGCCCAGTTGATTGAAGCACTGCATTACTACAGCCCATCGAGCGTTGTACTGCACTTCCCGATCGCGGACAGGATGAATGACTTTGTATCAGGGAATTCGCAACTTCTGGCCGAAAATATCCTTCAATCTGGCAATGTCATTCTCCCCTTTTATCCGATTCTGTCTGATCGGACTCCGCGAACCAGCACAGCTGCCGACTGGCTCAGAAGTTCCGCATTGACATCAGTGATCCCATTCCAGGCGGAAGAAACTCCTCGCGCTTCCAGATTGGAATTCCCGAGCGATCTTTTCGCGCAATCGGGGAAGATGATGGGTGCGGACTTCACGCGTTTCGAAGACAACAACAGAGTGAGAGTGCAGCCACTGATCCTCATGTACGAGAAGTTGTTTTACCCATCGATCGAACTTGCTGCGGCCGCTTCTGCGCAAAACATACAACTCGACGAAATCGAATTCGACCAGGATAAGATGGAAGTCCAGATTGGAATGCAGTCGGTTCCGGTTGATCGACGGGGATATTACATGATAAACTACTACGGCCCGGCGTCAAGCATCTCGTCATTTTCCGTCAAAGACTTCTGGGACGGTGAAGTTGATATCTCAAAATTGCAGGATAAGATCGTCGTAATCGCCGTCACCGCGTCCGGCCTCTCCGATGTGCTCTACACATCGTTTAGTGATCGCTTCACACCGGTGGAGAAGTCGGCGACCGTAATCGACAATATTCTGAGCGGCAGATTCATTACTCCTCTAAGCCTTCCATCGACGGCGAGGTTGATCGGAATTCTTGTGATGGGTGTGCTCTGTTCGGTACTCATGCCACGGATGCAACTTACTCACAGATATATATTGCTTTCGCTCCTCGCGATCGGTCTGATTTCATTCAGTATAATCATGTTTGTTTCGTATGACACGATCGTGCGCATAGTGCACCCCGCGCTGGAATTGTTCCTGTTTGCGTTGGTCGCACCTATGATGACGGAACGCAGGAAGGTTGACCAGACGGCCGAGTCCACGTCCAGAACCAAGACGGTACCCAAACCTGCAATATCCTCGCCTGCGAAAGGAGTGCCGGAGATACCGCGGAAAGAGAGGCATGCTCAGAAACCTGCACCGCCTCCGATATCTCAGCCGGTTGACACCCAGGACTATCAGGAAACTTCGCTGCCAGCGGATTTCGAGCAGGCTCAGATAGAGACCAGGATGCTCGATGAACTCGCGAAGGCGACCGGAGAAACCGACAAATCCGACAGTAGAGCGAATGGAGATTCGAGCCGGCCGAAAGACCCAAAATCTGCTTCAGATAAGATTCCGAGTTCCTTTGGCAGATACACAGTTACAGGCAAACTTGGTAAAGGTGCGATGGGGACGGTCTACAAAGGGATGGACCCGGCTATCGACAGACCGGTTGCCCTCAAGACTATTCTGCTGGACAGGATCGCAGACGAATCAGAAATCGATGAACTCAGAGAACGCCTGACTCGTGAGGCGAAGGCTGCCGGAAGTCTCTCTCATCCGAATATCGTGACAATCTATGACGTGGGACAGGATGGCGACACTCAGTATATCGCGATGGAATATCTCGAAGGACACACACTCGAGCAAATCATAGATCGACAGTTGGAATTCAACTTCAGACTGGCCGCGAAAATTGTGTTCCAGATTTGCTCGGCGCTCTCCTATGCTCACCGACACGGGATTGTACATCGCGACATCAAGCCTGCGAACATAATGGTGATGGAAAACTTCCATGTGAAAGTAATGGATTTTGGAATTGCGCGCTTCGAGTCGTCCAGTCTGACGCAGACGGGAATCGCTATGGGGACTCCGAACTACATCTCTCCTGAGCAGTTGAAAGGTGAGGAAGTCACGCTCTCGTCAGATATTTTCTCGCTCGGAGTCGTATTCTATGAGATGCTCGCGGGCAGGAAGCCTTTTGTCGGCGACAACATCAGCAATCTAATATTGAAAATCATAAATGACAATCCCCCGCTCCCTTCGACCTACAGCGACAAGATACCGGCGATGCTCGACATCATTGTGAAGAAGGCGCTGGAAAAGAATCCGTATGACAGATACCAGTCTGCCGAGGAAATGATGAGAACGCTCGAAGACTTCGCTATGGGTTTCTCAGCATCCCGCTCTAGACTCTGAGTAAACGGACCATTTCTTGATTATAACAGTGATTGGCTATTGGGGCGATACTCAGCCGTGAATCGCAGTTTGTGAATCTGAATCGGATGCGACCGCGGACTAATCTTCATCGTCAGTATCGATGATCTCTTCGGCAAGCGAGAGCGCGACCCCGGAAAGCATAACCTCCACACCGAGCTTCGTGAAATCCGAAGATATCAGATCTCGGGCAATATTGGAGTATAGCGAACAAGCAGCCTCATTCTCGACAACAAGACCCGAAATGAAGCCTCGGCTCTCCGAGACAAAGGTAACCTCACCCAGCTCTTCTGAGACAACAAACCCGGAGCAATTGTGAAGCTGCAGATGCGCGCCTCCGCTGTAAACAACTATCAGCGAGCCCTTATTCTTGCCGAGAGTAATGTCGGGGTAGACTTCGAGAACAAGCATCCGGTTGACCTGCTCAGCCACGACCTTGAAACGATAGTGGTCTGTCTGCCAATCGGCCGAGTCTGCATCTATCACGCGGGCGATCTCATCGATTTCATGTTTTTCGAACTTCATGTCTTGTCTCCGCCCTTATCTTCAATCTTGTCCGGCTTTGACGATTCAGGCTTGTCGATCTTGCTGATTTCATCCTGCGTATCTTTGACCGCCTTCTTGAATTCACGAATTCCCTTTCCGAGCCCCTGCGCGATGTCAGGGATGCGGCGAGCTCCGAAGAGAATCAGAACGACGAGAAAGATGAGCAGTAATTCCTGGAAGCCGATGCCACCACCAAACATAGTGACTCCTCTAATCAAAGATTAAATATACCACCAGCGAAAATATATCAGCACGAAAATGACAAACAGCACACTCATGAAATTCACGCGGAACATGAATCCCACGGTAAAACTTAACGCAAACACATCAACCTTTGTTGCGTCAAATCCAACCGGAACGGTCTTGCCAAAGAGCAGCTTCGCTGTACCGTCAGGAAGATATCCACTTATGATATCCCCGATCAAGCCACCGAAGATCGCTGCCGCAAGAATCGAAAATATCAGAAAAGTTATCTCACGCCGTTTCATGCGACCACCCTTTTATCGAAGTGGTTTCTCATTGACGTAAACAGCTTCAGACCATCCATGCTATTAAGAATGCTCTCTGTGCATCGCTCAGGATGCGGCATCATTCCAAACACATTTCTTTCGCGATTGCAGATTCCGGCGATCGCGTCAAGTGATCCATTCGGGTTCGATTCCGGAGTCATCTTGCCTTCGCGCGAGCAGTACCTGAGAATAATTTCGTCGCGCTCAACCATATCTCTAAGTTCTTTCCGTTCCACAAAGTAGTTGCCATCAGTATGTGCGATCGGAATCCTCAGTATATCTCCCTGCTCAGCGGAGCAGGTCAGCCTGGAATCCGTTGTTTCCACTCTTACATATATATATCGGCAGATGAACCTTAGATTCCTGTTGCGGAGCATTGCACCGGGGAGCAAACCAGCTTCCAGCAGAATCTGGAATCCGTTGCATATTCCCCAGACGGTTCCTCCCTCTTTCGCAAACCGGACAACTTCCTTCATGATCGGCGAGAATCTTGCAATCGCCCCGGTGCGCAGGTAGTCACCATATGAAAACCCGCCCGGCAGGATCACAACATCCGCACCTTTGAGCTCTGAGTCGGCGTGCCAGAGAAACTCCACGTCCTCACCAAGCGAGAACTTCACAGCGGCATACGCATCATAGTCACAGTTTGAACCGGGAAATGTTATCACCCCGAATCGCATCAATCCACCTCGATAAAGTACTGCTCTATGACAGGGTTAGCCAACAACTTACTGCACATCTCTTCAAGTTTTACTTTAGCGACGTCCTTGTCGTCGATATCGAGCTCAAGATTGAATACCTTGCCCGATCTCACACTACCGACCTCCGTATAGCCCATGTCTTTCAGCGCATTCTTGATCGTCACGCCCTGGGGATCGAGGACGCCGTCCTTCAGCTCAACTCTTACTGTTGCCTTTGTCATGTCTCTTAGGTTCTTTCTTTCGCCAGCGGTTATTTTCCTCAGTGTTGAACGCCTCTCTCTTCAGCATCAACATCACATCTCGGACCAGGCAACTGAGAACATACGCCAAGACCGCCGGAAACATCACCAGCCTGGGCTTTATAATTAAAGCAATCAGGAATATGAATAAAAGCAAAAACTTCACTCGTGATTCGACGCTTCTGAGATTGTCCGGAAAAGTCTCATATTCGACCGTGGACACCATCAAGAGAGATGCACCAGCCATGAGAGAAATCAGGAACTCACCGTACTCTATGCCTCCCCACATTTCGTAACTGAAAATCACATACGATACCAGTAGCATCGATGCAACAGGGACCGGCAGTCCGAGAAAAGACTTTTTTTCCTCCAGTGTAGCAAGGAGATTATATCTCGCAAGCCTGAATCCCGCGCACATGACATAGACTCCGGACACGATCCAGCCCCATCGTCCCATATCATGAAATTTGAAAGCGTACAGCAAAACACCGGTAGATACGCCGAATGTGAGGAAATCTGAGAGGGAATCGAGCTCAACACCGAATCTGGATGTGACTTTGGTGAGTCTTGCCACTTTGCCATCCAGGCTGTCGAGAAACGCCCCGAGAACAATCAGCCAGGCGGCAGTGATGGCATTGCCTTCGAGAGTGGAAAGGATAGAGAGAAATCCGCACATCATGTTCCCCATAGTGAACGAGTTCGGGAACAGACTTCTGTAGTTTCTCATACCCTAAATTCCCCGATAAGTGACCTGCCGCCCTTTACCCTATTCCCCACTTTCACAAGGACATTGACATCCGGCGGCAAGAAAACATCCATCCGCGAGCCGAAACGCATAACTCCGAACCTTTGCCCTGCGCTAACTTCCTGTCCAGCCTTGAGGTCGAACACCACGCGCCTGGCGACGCTGCCGACAATCTGTCGGAAGTGAATTCTGCCTCTTGATGTGATCAAATCGATCTCGCTGCGCTGATTTTCTTCTGATGCCCTCGGTCTGAAAGCTGATATCTTCTTGCCGGAGCGATATACCGCACGGTCAATCCTACCGGCTGTAGGAATCATGTTGACGTGACAGTCGAATATGGAGAGGAAAATGCTCACTCTCTGCGACAATCCACTGAGCCCCTCGGGAACCTGATCGTCCACCACAATGACCTTGCCATCAGCTGGTGACAGAATCTGACCATCCGACCAGACTGCCTCAAACTGCGGCTCCCTGAAGAAAAAGAAGTTAGCTGCAGTCAGAACCACGCCGGCCCAGCCAACAATAATCAGCACGTAAGAAGATAACACGTAGCCGACGCCAAGCATCACAGCAGCCGCAAACATCACCGCGAATATGATCGGCAAACCTTCGCGTGCGACCGTCATTTGAACACCCTTGCAAAAATCGTGTCGACATGCTTCAGATACGGCTTATAATCAAACATCTTCTCCAGTTCTCTCGAAGTGAAATTCTTGCGAATAGACGGCTCAGCGAGAAGTTCGTCCTTGAAGCTCGTGCCGCTCTCCCACGCCGCATGAGCGGCCTCCTGGATGACTTGATAAGCCTCTTCCCGTGATCCGAGTCTTTCCGTAACCGAAAGAAGAAGCTTACCGGCATATATCAAACCGCCCGTCTTCTCCAGATTGGCCATAAGGTTCTTCGGATAGACATTGAGATTCTTGACTATCTCCGTGAACTTGTAAAGCATGTAATCAAGGATAATTGTCGAGTCCGGGAAGATAACCCGCTCGACAGAAGAGTGCGAAATGTCTCGCTCATGCCAGAGCGGGATATTCTCCAGTGCGACGACCATATTCCCCCGCAACAGCCGCGCAAGTCCGGAGACCCTCTCACAAGTAATCGGGTTCTTCTTGTGCGGCATCGCAGAACTCCCCTTCTGACCCTTGCTGAAACCTTCCTCGATCTCCAGCACTTCGGTTTTCTGCAGATGCCTGATCTCCGTGGCGAATTTATCGAGAGAGCTCGCTGTCACTGCAAGTGCCCAGATGAACTCTGCATGTCGATCTCGCTGGATTATCTGTGTCGATACAGGCGCAGGTTTCAGTTTCAGCTTGCGGCACACATATTTCTCAAGCTTAGGGTCTGTGTTGGCGAACGTGCCGACCGCTCCGGAGAGCTTGCCCACAGCTATGTTGTCGATTGCTCGTTTCAAGCGATCGAGATCGCGTGCCATCTCGGCATACCACACTGCAAACGTCAATCCGAGCGATGTCGGCTCGGCATGCACGCCGTGAGTGCGGCCGACTTTCGGTTGGTATTTGTACCTGCGCGCTTTTTTCCTGATCTCAGAGAGAAGCTGCTTGATTCGCACAACCAGAAGCTCTCCACTGCGCTTAAGCACGACAGCCGTGGCCGTATCGAGAACATCGGAGGAAGTCAGGCCGTAATGTATGTACTGCGCATCTGCCCCGACAGACTCGCCGACATTGGTCAGAAACGCGATGACATCATGCTTGACCTTATCTTCGATCTTCAAGATTCTCTTTGTATCGAACTTCGCCCTGGATCGAATGCGTTTGACCGCAGCGGTCGGGATCTTACCGAGTGCAGCCCAACCTTCGCACGCAGCAATTTCGACTTCAAGCCATGTGGAGAACTTGTATTCGTCGGTCCAGAGCCCCGCCATCTCCGGAAGCGAGTATCTTTCGATCATGAGCGCGCCTTCACCTTCTCCCAGTCAGCAAGAAACTTCTGCAAGCCGATATCGGTCAGCGGATGTCTGACCAATTTCTCAATGACATCAAATGGAATTGTGGCGATATCCGCTCCCATTAGTGCAGCATCTACAAGATGGAGCGGGTTGCGAATTGATGCAACGAGGACTTCAGTTGCGAAATTGTAGTTGCGGTAAATTCTGACGATTTGCTCGACTATCTCCATACCGAAGTGCGATATATCGTCAAGTCTGCCCACAAATGGAGAGACAAAACTTGCACCAGCCTTCGCGGCCAGAATCGCCTGCGATGGAGAGAAGACCAGCGTCATATTGACACCAATGCCTTCGGATGACAGAGCCTTGGACGCCTTTAGACCGTCCTTTATACACGGAATCTTGACAACGATGTTATCGTGAATGGCAGCGAGCTTCGTCCCCTCTGAGATCATGCCTTTATGGTCGGTAGATACCACTTCGGCGGAAATCGGCCCGTCGACAATGTCACAGATCTCCCTGAGGATGTCCTCGAATTTACCATCCTCCTTTGCGATCAGGCTCGGGTTTGTCGTAACACCATCGAGCACTCCCATGTCATTGGCTTCGCGGATTTCGTCGACATTCGCGGTGTCTATGAAGAACTTCATTAATCCTCCTATATATCTATCAGTATTCGACTTTCACAAGACACAATCCCTGAGGCGGGGACGTCAGAATACGAGGCGACCTCTCCGGCCTCCTGGATAACTCGGCAAATTCCCGCTTCGTGAGCTGTCCGTTCGCAACTCTTACCATGGTCCCGACCAGCGATCGCACCATTCCGTGCAGAAACCGATTAGCCACAACGTGGAAAGTATACTCTTTCCCTCGCTTTGTCCAGAACGATTTTGTCAGGATGCAGATATTGGACTCTTTCTGCGACTTCTGGACACAGAAGGACCTGAAATCATGGCTGCCCCGCAGACTGTCAGCCAACTCCGAGAGAATCGAAAAATCGATGCTGAGATTAGTGCACCAATAGTGATCTCGTTTGAGTGCGCTGTGACCGTTATAGATGCGATATCGATATTCCCTCGACTTCGCATCGAATCTGGCGTTAAACGAGTCATCGACTACTCTGCACTGCTTGATCAGCACATCAGGTGGCAGCAGAGAATTGATGCCTTTGAACACAATATCCGCGTTCCAGTCTTTGTCGAGCTTGAAATTGATAACCTGAGCAGCAGCATGAACACCGCTGTCAGTTCTGCCTGCGGCGGTGACATTGACGTCAGCCTTGGCCATCTTCTTCAGTGCTTTCTCAAACTCACCCTGAATTGTTCTCTCATTCGGTTGAAACTGCCAGCCGCAGAAATCAGTACCATCATATTCGATGATGCATTTGTAGTTCATCAGTCTATACCATATTTGACGATCAGCGTACACAGAATAAGCACTACAAATATCAGAGCGAAAACGCCGTCAGCAGTCTGCAGCCTGAATTCTGTGAATGAAGTCCTACCCACGCCCCTCCGATACCCTCGACTTTCGATTGCAATGGCGAGATGATCCGCACGCCGCACGGCTCCTGCAAACAGCGGAAGTATGAGCGGCACCGTCGATCGGATACGACCGATCGGACCACGAGCCGGTCTCAACGCACGTGACAACTGCGCTGCGCGGATTGCCCGAACTTCTTCGGACAGAATCGGTACGAATCTGAGCGCAACGAAAACCATCATTGAGATCTCGCCGACAGGAACATGCAGTTTACGGAGTGGTTTGATCAGCCTCAAAAGCCCGTCTGTCATGTCGATAGGCGATGTCGTCAGGTTCACAAGCGATGCAGCCATCAGGAACAGAAATATCCTGTACGAATAGAGAAGTCCGTTCTGCAGACCATGCGAACTGATGGCAATGCCTCCGATCCTGACATAAATCCTGCCGACTGGTTCGGAGAATAGAATGTGCAAAACGAATGTGACTCCGAACAGTAAGAGAAATGTCTTGATGACGGTCATCAGTCGCGTAGGCGAAATTCTTGCCAGAAGAGTCAAGAGGGCAAAATAGACTGTCAGAGCGGCATAGAGTACCGGATGGAGCGTAAATGCCACCAGCGCCATCACAACAACGGTCCAGATGATCTTGATCCGGGGATCGAGCCTGTGAATAGGTGTGTCGAGTGGCCTGTACTGTCCTATAAGAACACTATTGAAATCAAACATCTGTGCCTGACTCCTCCCCTGCAAGAGCTTCGTGAGCATGTTTGATAGCAATATCCGCTGGGCAGGTCAAGGAGAATCTGGGATGTAGGCGGGATCAGGTTTCGAAGAAAAAGCTCCCTACTCACTAGTGATGCTTATTGCTAGCGGTTTTGACGAACGTTTCACGAATCTTCGCCATTTCCGGGTTTCTTGCTCGATGAAATTTGAATAAGCTGAGTGGAATTCTCAGTCTTGGACGCGCAATCGCAGTCATCACAGCCACGGCCTTTCATCTGACGCAATAGCTTGCGACCAACATACAGCGCTGCCACAGAAACTACCGCGATCACGGTTATGTATTCTATCACCTGATACCTCCTGCCACAATCTCTGTTCCGATGCGAGATTGTCGATCCCAATCAGTTCAGAAGCCTGCGACCACTTGAAGCTTGCCTCCCACCGTCTCGTTTTCCGAATCGTGAAGGAGTTCGAGCCTCACTTCTACCCCTTCCACCAGGGAATAACCGGCTCCAACCGAAACTTGCTCTGTCGATCCGGATGACGCTGTCCTGACTGCACCATATCGCCCCACGATGAAGACCCGTCGTATGCTTTGCAAAGCCTGAACATAGTACCCCTTATTGATGATTTCGGCATCAGGTTTGGTATGGGAATCGTAGATGTACTCTCCTACAAGATCAAAGTCCCCCATCGAGAATTGCAGATCAAATCCAAGTCTCTGCATGTCATCATCGTATGAATCGCTGCGACCGGAGGCGAAGGAAGTCCCGAGTTCAAGCCAGGTTCCGACATCAATACCCAGCCTGCCACCAAATGCCACGGCCGATATAGTCACGGTTTCTGATGTGTCATTGTCCGCAGCAGGGATGCTATCGT belongs to Candidatus Zixiibacteriota bacterium and includes:
- a CDS encoding CHASE2 domain-containing protein, with translation MRIPLIGRTGSGKERSAGSGSFVSKHPGMVLCLLLTLLIALLHLNHASLFESYESRFIDFMFNIRGTIEPSGQVVMLEIDDKSIDHLGAWPWNHQTLAQLIEALHYYSPSSVVLHFPIADRMNDFVSGNSQLLAENILQSGNVILPFYPILSDRTPRTSTAADWLRSSALTSVIPFQAEETPRASRLEFPSDLFAQSGKMMGADFTRFEDNNRVRVQPLILMYEKLFYPSIELAAAASAQNIQLDEIEFDQDKMEVQIGMQSVPVDRRGYYMINYYGPASSISSFSVKDFWDGEVDISKLQDKIVVIAVTASGLSDVLYTSFSDRFTPVEKSATVIDNILSGRFITPLSLPSTARLIGILVMGVLCSVLMPRMQLTHRYILLSLLAIGLISFSIIMFVSYDTIVRIVHPALELFLFALVAPMMTERRKVDQTAESTSRTKTVPKPAISSPAKGVPEIPRKERHAQKPAPPPISQPVDTQDYQETSLPADFEQAQIETRMLDELAKATGETDKSDSRANGDSSRPKDPKSASDKIPSSFGRYTVTGKLGKGAMGTVYKGMDPAIDRPVALKTILLDRIADESEIDELRERLTREAKAAGSLSHPNIVTIYDVGQDGDTQYIAMEYLEGHTLEQIIDRQLEFNFRLAAKIVFQICSALSYAHRHGIVHRDIKPANIMVMENFHVKVMDFGIARFESSSLTQTGIAMGTPNYISPEQLKGEEVTLSSDIFSLGVVFYEMLAGRKPFVGDNISNLILKIINDNPPLPSTYSDKIPAMLDIIVKKALEKNPYDRYQSAEEMMRTLEDFAMGFSASRSRL
- a CDS encoding twin-arginine translocase TatA/TatE family subunit; its protein translation is MFGGGIGFQELLLIFLVVLILFGARRIPDIAQGLGKGIREFKKAVKDTQDEISKIDKPESSKPDKIEDKGGDKT
- the purQ gene encoding phosphoribosylformylglycinamidine synthase subunit PurQ, whose protein sequence is MRFGVITFPGSNCDYDAYAAVKFSLGEDVEFLWHADSELKGADVVILPGGFSYGDYLRTGAIARFSPIMKEVVRFAKEGGTVWGICNGFQILLEAGLLPGAMLRNRNLRFICRYIYVRVETTDSRLTCSAEQGDILRIPIAHTDGNYFVERKELRDMVERDEIILRYCSREGKMTPESNPNGSLDAIAGICNRERNVFGMMPHPERCTESILNSMDGLKLFTSMRNHFDKRVVA
- the purS gene encoding phosphoribosylformylglycinamidine synthase subunit PurS, with translation MTKATVRVELKDGVLDPQGVTIKNALKDMGYTEVGSVRSGKVFNLELDIDDKDVAKVKLEEMCSKLLANPVIEQYFIEVD
- the pssA gene encoding CDP-diacylglycerol--serine O-phosphatidyltransferase produces the protein MRNYRSLFPNSFTMGNMMCGFLSILSTLEGNAITAAWLIVLGAFLDSLDGKVARLTKVTSRFGVELDSLSDFLTFGVSTGVLLYAFKFHDMGRWGWIVSGVYVMCAGFRLARYNLLATLEEKKSFLGLPVPVASMLLVSYVIFSYEMWGGIEYGEFLISLMAGASLLMVSTVEYETFPDNLRSVESRVKFLLLFIFLIALIIKPRLVMFPAVLAYVLSCLVRDVMLMLKREAFNTEENNRWRKKEPKRHDKGNSKS
- a CDS encoding phosphatidylserine decarboxylase, with the translated sequence MTVAREGLPIIFAVMFAAAVMLGVGYVLSSYVLIIVGWAGVVLTAANFFFFREPQFEAVWSDGQILSPADGKVIVVDDQVPEGLSGLSQRVSIFLSIFDCHVNMIPTAGRIDRAVYRSGKKISAFRPRASEENQRSEIDLITSRGRIHFRQIVGSVARRVVFDLKAGQEVSAGQRFGVMRFGSRMDVFLPPDVNVLVKVGNRVKGGRSLIGEFRV
- a CDS encoding adenylosuccinate lyase, with amino-acid sequence MIERYSLPEMAGLWTDEYKFSTWLEVEIAACEGWAALGKIPTAAVKRIRSRAKFDTKRILKIEDKVKHDVIAFLTNVGESVGADAQYIHYGLTSSDVLDTATAVVLKRSGELLVVRIKQLLSEIRKKARRYKYQPKVGRTHGVHAEPTSLGLTFAVWYAEMARDLDRLKRAIDNIAVGKLSGAVGTFANTDPKLEKYVCRKLKLKPAPVSTQIIQRDRHAEFIWALAVTASSLDKFATEIRHLQKTEVLEIEEGFSKGQKGSSAMPHKKNPITCERVSGLARLLRGNMVVALENIPLWHERDISHSSVERVIFPDSTIILDYMLYKFTEIVKNLNVYPKNLMANLEKTGGLIYAGKLLLSVTERLGSREEAYQVIQEAAHAAWESGTSFKDELLAEPSIRKNFTSRELEKMFDYKPYLKHVDTIFARVFK
- the fsa gene encoding fructose-6-phosphate aldolase, whose product is MKFFIDTANVDEIREANDMGVLDGVTTNPSLIAKEDGKFEDILREICDIVDGPISAEVVSTDHKGMISEGTKLAAIHDNIVVKIPCIKDGLKASKALSSEGIGVNMTLVFSPSQAILAAKAGASFVSPFVGRLDDISHFGMEIVEQIVRIYRNYNFATEVLVASIRNPLHLVDAALMGADIATIPFDVIEKLVRHPLTDIGLQKFLADWEKVKARS
- the truA gene encoding tRNA pseudouridine(38-40) synthase TruA; the encoded protein is MNYKCIIEYDGTDFCGWQFQPNERTIQGEFEKALKKMAKADVNVTAAGRTDSGVHAAAQVINFKLDKDWNADIVFKGINSLLPPDVLIKQCRVVDDSFNARFDAKSREYRYRIYNGHSALKRDHYWCTNLSIDFSILSELADSLRGSHDFRSFCVQKSQKESNICILTKSFWTKRGKEYTFHVVANRFLHGMVRSLVGTMVRVANGQLTKREFAELSRRPERSPRILTSPPQGLCLVKVEY
- a CDS encoding energy-coupling factor transporter transmembrane protein EcfT, giving the protein MFDFNSVLIGQYRPLDTPIHRLDPRIKIIWTVVVMALVAFTLHPVLYAALTVYFALLTLLARISPTRLMTVIKTFLLLFGVTFVLHILFSEPVGRIYVRIGGIAISSHGLQNGLLYSYRIFLFLMAASLVNLTTSPIDMTDGLLRLIKPLRKLHVPVGEISMMVFVALRFVPILSEEVRAIRAAQLSRALRPARGPIGRIRSTVPLILPLFAGAVRRADHLAIAIESRGYRRGVGRTSFTEFRLQTADGVFALIFVVLILCTLIVKYGID